From Astyanax mexicanus isolate ESR-SI-001 chromosome 13, AstMex3_surface, whole genome shotgun sequence, the proteins below share one genomic window:
- the asb14b gene encoding dynein axonemal heavy chain 12 — protein MEEVYDTLEEDWDDEDEATQYMIEQSLLECGKCSSQTPSDPALENIDHEEIFTAIQAGNEDALRLLVQHREAMSMADSRGWIPLHEAAIQQKRSILEITFSASPQGSGQCRTLKGETPLFLAVVNGLRENATFLLQNGCSPDCTNEDEDSPLLAAIKNDQYDLASLLLRFNATVDQTGSLQRTALHEASLLGLEDYVYLLLQSGANPNACDASHHTPLGLAAQAGHLNVVEVLLQKGARIWSNPQSPEAPSVLFEAAASGNPDIISVLLEYGADPNAPTHTGHLPIHRAAYRGHLLALENLIPVTKKEAIKESGMSPLHSAAAGGHFQCLELLLDAGFDPNFMLHPRVRRNYDDERRSALYFAVSNNDVQSARMLLEAGAMANQDPVSCLQVAVRLGNYELIHTLLRYGANVNYYSRVNTTHFPSALQYALKDEVMLRMLLNHGYDVQRCFECPYGQGLHLPAGYEGWSPSVIKDVVFCEVITVSWLQHIAGHVVRIMLDYVDHVTFCSKLKSILVQQKQWPDICSIQENTRSLKHLCRLKIRESLGRLRLRAPVFISFLPLPNSLKDYIRFKEYDIYSRGSGGEFE, from the exons ATGGAAGAAGTGTATGACactctggaggaagactgggatGATGAAGATGAGGCCACACAATACATGATTGAGCAGAGTCTACTGGAATGTGGCAAGTGCAGCAGTCAAACCCCCAG tgaTCCTGCACTGGAAAATATTGACCATGAGGAGATTTTTACAGCCATACAGGCGG GAAATGAAGATGCCCTGCGGTTGCTGGTGCAGCACAGGGAAGCGATGTCCATGGCTGACAGCAGGGGCTGGATCCCACTGCACGAGGCGGCCATACAGCAGAAGAGGAGCATTCTGGAGATCACTTTCTCAG CATCTCCTCAGGGCTCGGGTCAGTGCCGCACTCTGAAAGGGGAGACTCCTCTCTTTCTTGCTGTTGTGAATGGTCTCAGGGAAAACGCTACATTCCTGCTCCAGAACGGCTGCAGCCCCGACTGTACAAACGAGGACGAGGACTCTCCATTACTTGCAG CCATAAAGAATGACCAGTATGACCTGGCTTCTCTCCTGCTGCGCTTTAATGCTACTGTGGACCAAACAGGCAGTCTTCAGAGAACTGCTCTGCATGAAGCTTCTCTGCTTGGTTTGGAAGACTATGTGTACCTGCTCCTTCAGTCTGGTGCCAACCCAAACGCCTGTGATGCTAGTCACCATACTCCTTTGGGATTGGCAGCCCAAGCTGGGCATTTGAATGTTGTGGAAGTTCTACTACAGAAAG GTGCCAGGATATGGTCAAACCCTCAAAGTCCAGAAGCTCCATCAGTGTTATTCGAGGCAGCAGCGTCTGGAAACCCTGACATCATCTCTGTGCTGTTAGAATATGGAGCTGACCCCAACGCGCCAACACATACAGGCCATCTACCCATCCACCGTGCAGCTTACCGTGGACATCTTCT AGCACTAGAGAATCTGATTCCAGTAACCAAAAAAGAGGCAATAAAAGAGAGTGGGATGAGCCCTCTGCATTCTGCGGCTGCAGGCGGTCACTTCCAGTGCTTGGAGCTGCTCCTGGATGCCGGTTTTGACCCCAATTTCATGCTGCACCCGCGCGTCCGCCGCAACTACGATGATGAACGCAGGTCAGCTCTCTACTTTGCGGTGTCCAACAACGACGTGCAGTCTGCACGCATGCTGCTGGAGGCCGGAGCCATGGCCAACCAGGACCCGGTCAGCTGCCTGCAGGTTGCTGTTCGCTTGGGCAACTATgagctcatccacacactgctgcgtTATGGCGCCAATGTCAACTACTACTCCCGCGTAAACACCACACACTTCCCATCGGCCCTGCAGTACGCGCTTAAAGATGAAGTAATGCTGCGCATGCTCCTCAACCATGGCTACGATGTGCAGCGCTGCTTCGAGTGCCCTTACGGTCAGGGCTTGCACTTGCCAGCAGGCTACGAGGGCTGGAGCCCCTCAGTCATTAAGGATGTGGTG TTCTGTGAAGTGATCACAGTGTCTTGGCTCCAGCACATCGCAGGCCATGTGGTGAGAATCATGCTGGATTATGTTGACCATGTCACCTTCTGCTCCAAACTGAAGAGCATCCTGGTACAACAGAAACAATGGCCAGATATCTGCAGTATTCAAG AAAACACTCGGAGCCTGAAGCATTTGTGTCGACTTAAGATCCGGGAGAGCCTCGGTCGCTTGCGTCTGAGGGCTCCAGTTTTTATCAGTTTCTTGCCACTACCAAACAGCCTGAAGGACTATATCCGCTTCAAAGAGTACGACATTTACAGCCGAGGAAGTGGTGGagagtttgagtaa